AGAGAGCACCTTGTCCTGGTGCCCTGTGCATGCCTTTGTTCTGTTCAATCTCTGGAAAAAAAAGGCTCTTTTCACTATTTTGACCCTTTCAGAAAACTTTAGCACAAAATGAACTCCACACAAAACTATTTCACAATCTGACCCTTTTGGTAACGCCACAAGCCGTGGCGTTTCTTCTCTATTTGAAAACGCCGAACTAGCTAGCGTTGCTTCACTTCATAAATAAATGAAAAATGTGAAAAACTAGTTGAAACGCCAACAACCCTTGGCGTTGCATGCTTGTGCAGCAACGCCCACCCCATTGGCGTTTCCAGCAACGTTACAAACTTTGGCGTTTCAGCCCTGCTACGTAGCGTCTCGATCAGGCCAATAACGCTAGCTAGTTCGGCGTTTTCATATAGTGCAGCAACGTCACGGTCTTTGGCGTTTCTGaaaagggtcagatcgtgaaattGTTTTGTGTGAAGTTCATTTTGTGCTAAAGTTTCCTCATAAGATCAGAACAGTGAAAAAGGCCGAAAAAAAAGAGCCATATAGAAGTCTCGCCCGCCCATTGCTTACCCCAAAAATATTTTTCGTCGCAGGGAAGCCCAAGAGACGGCGAGGAATCCTCCTCGCACCAGGGGGCTGGAGTGCCTTCACCCATTTGGAATGAGACGTTCCTGGAGTGATTGAGGCGCTGTTTCGTTGCTATGTCCAGTCCAGGGTATGCATGCCTGCCTGTTATTCTCTTTTCCTATGTCCAGTCCAAGGTATGCATGCCTGTTATTCTCTGGAGAGACTGAGACTCTGTTTCGTTGCTTAAGACTCTGTTTTGTGTTGAACCGTCCAAGAGTACTGATCTCATGTGCTATATTGTAGACCGTGTAAACATGGCTATCTGTACATTGTGGTTATATGTCGTCTCCGTGAACCATTGTGGTTATATATCGTGTGCGTGAATCACTCTGAAAAATGCGCTTGTCATGGTGAAATCTAAGCAGTACTATACTGGCTAGAAAAAAAAGGATAAAAGGCAAAAAAGAAGTGTCATCTAGGTAGGGGATCGTGTGGAACTGCAGATATATTTTAGTATTTGAGAAAAAAGAAGATAATTTGTGTGGAAAGCGGGATTTAGTATGGCGTTGGGCATGCTGTAGATGTTAGCTGGGAGTGGGAGGTTTGCTGGTGGGTACGCACATTAGAATCCTGAAAATACAGTGCTTACTGAGGACAAAGAGAGGATTCTAGGGGAATTCTGCACATCTCTATTTTTATAGGTAAATTTTGCACATTTTTTGCCATCACCTGTTGCTGGGTGGTGAATTTAACTAGAAACCACACAAGCATTTACGGGCTCGTGTTTGAAAAACACACGCTCGAGACGGTCCAGTGGAGGAATAGGGGCATGTCCAGGGTGCACCCACGAGGCGAAATAAATCAAAAGGAAAACAACATAGACTGCAGTCTGCTGGACAAAATGTGTCTTTCATGCAAACGAATAAAAGCATGTGTATCTACACGAAAGAACAACCGAGTCATGTGCACAGATGAACATATACCAACACGCAAATGATAATTACAGAATAGTAGTACTCATCATGGGTGCATGGAACAACAGAAACTAAAAGGAATGGTGGAATACAAGGAATACAAAAAGATGCATCATCACTATCTCGCTAACCGGATACTATGCCACTTATTCTAGAAATAGCACATCGTGGCTCCGGACGGGGTCGATCTCCTCCTTCAGCTGTCATATGTGAGTATCACATCAATTGTCAGTCATCGGTGGCTTGCCCTTCGGAGGCGGCTCCGGCTTCGGTTCGGGCTCAGGCTTGGGCTCTGGCTTAGGCATAGGTTCAGGCTTAGGCTCTGGTTTAGGCAATGGTTTGGGCTTAGGCTCTGGCTTTGGCATCGGCTCAGGCTTGGGCTCTGGCTTCGGTTCTGGCTTCGGCATTGGCTCGGGCTTGGGCTCGGGCTTTGNNNNNNNNNNNNNNNNNNNNNNNNNNNNNNNNNNNNNNNNNNNNNNNNNNNNNNNNNNNNNNNNNNNNNNNNNNNNNNNNNNNNNNNNNNNNNNNNNNNNNNNNNNNNNNNNNNNNNNNNNNNNNNNNNNNNNNNNNNNNNNNNNNNNNNNNNNNNNNNNNNNNNNNNNNNNNNNNNNNNNNNNNNNNNNNNNNNNNNNNNNNNNNNNNNNNNNNNNNNNNNNNNNNNNNNNNNNNNNNNNNNNNNNNNNNNNNNNNNNNNNNNNNNNNNNNNNNNNNNNNNNNNNNNNNNNNNNNNNNNNNNNNNNNNNNNNNNNNNNNNNNNNNNNNNNNNNNNNNNNNNNNNNNNNNNNNNNNNNNNNNNNNNNNNNNNNNNNNNNNNNNNNNNNNNNNNNNNNNNNNNNNNNNNNNNNNNNNNNNNNNNNNNNNNNNNNNNNNNNNNNNNNNNNNNNNNNNNNNNNNNNNNNNNNNNNNNNNNNNNNNNNNNNNNNNNNNNNNNNNNNNNNNNNNNNNNNNNNNNNNNNNNNNNNNNNNNNNNNNNNNNNNNNNNNNNNNNNNNNNNNNNNNNNNNNNNNNNNNNNNNNNNNNNNNNNNNNNNNNNNNNNNNNNNNNNNNNNNNNNNNNNNNNNNNNNNNNNNNNNNNNNNNNNNNNNTCAGGTTTGGGCATCGGGTCAGGCTTGGGCTCAGGCTTTGGTTCGGGCTTTGGCATCGGCTCCGGCTTCGGCTCCGGTTTGGGCTCTGGCTTTGGCATGGGTTCAGGTTTGGGCAGAGGCTTAGGCTCTGGTTTTGGCATGGGTTCAGGTTTAGGCAGAGGCTTAGGCTCTGGCTTTGGCATGGGTTCAGGCTTAGGCATTGGCTCTGGCTTGGGTTCCGGCTTGGGCTCCGGGTACGGCATCGGCTTGGGCTCCGGCTCGGGGAGCTTCTCGGCGAGGCCCCGACCAGCGGCGGCGGCCTGGCTGAAACCAGAGGCCGCGACCAGCCCGACGAGGAGCACGGCAAGGAGGCTGTGCCTCGCCATTGCTGCTCGCTCCTTCCTCTCGCAGCTCTTGCTGCACCTGTGCTTCACCGCTTCTAAACCTCTCAACTGAGATAAAGTGGATGGGGTGTCGGTGTGGTTCCTCTGAATGGTGGTGTGGAGAACCGGAGATGGCATATGGGGTGGTTTTATAGGGCTGAGCAACCAAGCAGGCCAGGACGCGTGTGCCACACTCCCGAATCCCGATCGACCAGTGCCGGTGGGTCTCCGGGTGGATCAGGTTACCTCTCTCAACTTTTCATCTGCCGCCTGCACCTTCCTCCCGCCCGCCTGGACTGCAAGGCAGCAGCAGCGGTACCAGTAATGAGAAGAGACCGCGGACAGTAAATTCGTGCTGTGGACGCCGCCGGACGCCAGACGGCGGATGGCTGGTGGCCGGTGGCGCGTCGCCGTCGCGCCTTGAAATCCATGTCGGGGATTTCTCCGTTGCGCGTAGCATCCGACGACGCCTGATGGGTGCGGGTCAAGTCCGGCGACTGTTCTAGGCAGCTGCTAGCAGGGGCTGACGGCGACGGGGCACTGAGAGTTGAGCCTCAGCTTGACGGCATCATCAACTCGACTGCGCCGTAGTACGATTTCACGTGGAGCTTTTACTGCAGCCTGTACAGATTTTCGGACAGAGGTAAGCTAAAGTTGTGGTCGTCAGGTAGGCACGAGCTCAACCCGTACCGCCCTGAACCCGTTGCGTACGGCGAGCCGCTGCCACCGGCGACAATCGCACGGCGCCTGTCGAGCCATGGATCGGCAGCTTTGAAATTGTTCATGGGTGGATGGGGCCGCGGACCGACCGACGCTTGCTTGGTCCGGTTCGCGGTATTGATCGATCGGTTGATTGATTGACCTGTTAAAACTTAAAAGTCACGTACGCACGCGGCCAGGTAGGCAGAATTGCTTTTGTTGATATTCCTCCAAGCGCTTTTTGCTTGAACAAGCGTCTTTGTTGCTGCATTTTTCTCCTTCGTGTGGGGCTTGCGGCGTTGATTAACGCTGCAGCTGTGATAATGTAACATGTGTTGCGTGAACATGGTACTACTAATCAAGATTCATTGATTTAACAAATGAAGCAACCTTCCGACGTATGCCAAAATAAATAAGCGAGGCAACCTGCCCACCTAGCTATAGCTAGCTAGATTGTTATGGTATAAGATCGTTTTGCGCCCTACAACTATTCGCGTGGAGCTCACACAAAATTATCAACGCGCAAAAGTGAAACTCAAGCTGCGGTGGTTAGACGGACGCCGTAACGCAGCCCGTTGCGTGCGTGGTTCATGTAATCATGTTGTTTGACCGTCCGTGCATGGCCCGGTCCATCTATCTGGGGGCACGGCAGCCCGGCCAGGGTGTGCCATCGGAGGCAATCGTCCTACCGTAGCTATCGAGACCATCTGCAACGTTGAAAATGTTCATCGAGATGGATCGGCCGACCGACCGACCTTTGCTTGCTCTTGCTCACGGTATTAATTGCTTGACTGGCTAACCTCATTGGTCACGCGGAGGCACCAAAATCTTTGCGTTGATATTCGAAGCACATTTCTCACGAGCGTTTGTGCGAGTACCGATCAAGTCAAGCACAGCCACACCTACGTGTTCTTCTTGCCGCGCTTCCTTGTGGGGCTGTTGCATTGATTGACAACATTGCGGCTCAAGTTGCGTAACATTGCAATGGAGTTTTACTGATTATAACAATAACAAAATGAAGCAACCTTCCACACCAAAAATTGAATAAACGAAGCAACAACCTACCTTACCTAGATCGTGTTGCTAACATGCAAAGAGATCTTGCGCGTGTGTCCATGCGATGACAGTAGGAGGAGCAACCGTATTTTAGCTCCATGTGGTCGGCCAACCTTTGGTAGAAATCATGAGAAGATCGACCGGCCGTGTACACGTTAGTGCAATCTACAAAGTACTAGTGAAAAAGCATGGGCGGCCGGTAGAAAGCGACCCACGCGTCGCGGTTGCCATCACCCGATCGGGAAGGTACGCGCCGGATCGCGGGAATCGAATCGCTGCCTAGCTTTTGACTGTAGCGCGTACCACGTACCTAGATAATTAAGGGCATCGATGCCCCGGGCTCCACACCAATCGCTTCACTTCAATTCACGGCGGAAACGATAGGTCTCCCTCCAGAAAGGAACTGACCCCAAAGATCTCTAAAAAGATCTGTGTGAGTGTGATCTGTACTACCAGAAGTTACCATCCACTCATATTTGTTGAAAAATGGACGAAAAGTGTGTAAATGCCAGCTCGTTGTCATTGCGTAGTAGTAGTGTTCAACTTGCATATTGCATATGTGTGACCGCGGCGATGTCCTTTAGTAGTAGGAATAATGTGTCTCACATTCTATCTCGTCccgatggtgcgtctagcatcgtcgtagggtgtgtgtggaggtgtgtctccatcGGATCTTGCGGGGTTCGGTCGGTGCTGGTATTGGGTGGATCCGGTTTTGTTCTTCTCCGTTCGGGTGTTTACAGGTTTGATCCTTTTGTTCTACAACTTTCGACATCAGCGATGGTTACTACTCTGGTGTGTTGGTTCTATGGGACTTTAGCACGGTGATTACCCGACTGTCTCCTACAACAAGATTTGCCTGGCTTCGACGagagaggggcgatgacggcgacgtGCCTTCAATCGCTCCGGTGCTTGCAGTCGTGCTAGGTGGTCCATGGATAtgattgtaatttttattacctctgttgttctttgtactgccatgattaaaaATGAATGGTTGAAAATTTCTCGAAAAACAAACTTGCATATGTCAAGTAGACAATATTTATCTTTTAACATAATATATTTACCAGTTTGGTTGTCTCCAAATTTAAATTCACCAGAGACAACATCGCATGTTCGCTTAGTTCACGAAGAGAGATATTGGATGGCAACGACTGGTTTAAGtttctaaggccaactccaccgagCGACTCtatcctgtccggccccgtccgtttggggcaAAATGAACAAAGGAGGCGGCCCAGCGTGCAATGGCCCGGACCCATCTTGTctgttttgtgtccgggccgacccattttgAGCGCAAACTTCCGTCGGGTTTGGGTCGCGACGGACAACAAACGGACGCGCGCTCGTCCACGTCGGGGTCGTGTGGCaagcggccacctacctcccacccgcccacatcaatgcgcacgagcgggcagccccacctgtcatccgcacgtcgaacgatcgccgtccttctttaagtgggaAGCGTGGACGGGTCGTCGTCCACATTGCCCCACGCCATCCCgtggcctcctcgaaacccgacagcgGCTGCTCCCAAACCCTAGCCAAGACCTCGCCGGTCGGCCGCCCGCAGCCATGGGCCTCTGGAACTACGGCCGCAAaggcaagcacgaccgcgaggctggtTCCTCGCCGGGAGGCCGCTGCGGCTCGGTGAAGAAAGAGGAGCCCGCCTCGCCATCGCCACCATGCCGGGCCCCCCGCGCCGCCCGCCTTCTCCATCGCGCCCACGTCCGCCGGCGAGCACGACCGGCATTACATCCGCGCGTTGGTGTGTCGCCATTATTGGGAGACGAGGAAGCCGCTCCCCTGGAGTGACGTCCATCTCCCCAATAACTGGCATCTCTCCGCCGACCGGGTCCCGATCCCGCCGGTCCCGAAGAGCGGCCGTGCGCGCGAcgaggagatcgagcgccgccgccgcctcctccccgacgacctcttcTACGACcctagtgttggggatcgtagaagaaatttaaaattttttacgcatcaccaagatcaatctatggagtaatctagcaacaaggggaaggagagtgcatctacatacccttgtagatcgctaagcggaagcgttcaagtgaacggggttgatggagtcgtactcgtcgtgatccaaatcaccgatgatcctagtgccgaacggacggcacctccgcgttcaacacacgtacagcccggtgacgtctcctacgccttgatccagcaaggggagaaggagaggttggggaagactccatccagcagcagcatgacgacgtggtggtggtggaggagcgtgggactctagcagggcttcgccaagcactacgagagacgaggagggagaggggtagggctgcgccaacaggggaggaacttcatgtgttgggctacccctttgcctccactatatataggggaagagggagggctgcgccccacctagggtttcctccctaggggtggcggcagccctagatcccatctagggtggcggccataagggagagagggggaggcgcacctgaggtgggccatagggcccatctgccctagggtttgcccccctcccctcttggaggcgccttgggccttggtgggaggcaccccagcccacctaggggctggtcccttcccactattggcccatgtaggcctccggggctggtggccccacctggtggacccccgaaccactccggtggtcccggtacactaccgatgatgcccggaacacttccggtggccaaaaccatacttcctatatattaatctttacctccggaccattccggaactcctcgtgacatccgggatctcatccggaactccgaacaacattcggtaaccgcgtacatactttccctataaccctagcgtcatcgaaccttaagtgtgtagactctacgggttcgggagtcatgcagacatggccgagacaattctccggtcaataaccaacagcgggatctggatacccatgttggctcccacatgctccacgatgatctcatcggatgaaccatgatgtcaaggatttaatcaatcccgtatacaattccctttgtctatgcggtacaatacttgcccgagattcgatcgtcggtatcccgataccttgttcaatctcgttaccggcaagtctctttactcgttccgtaacacatcatcccgtgatcaactccttgatcacattgtgcacattatgatgatgtcctaccgagtgggcccagagatacctctccatttacacggagtgacaaatcccagtctcgattcgtgccaacccaacaaacactttcggagatacctgtag
The window above is part of the Triticum aestivum cultivar Chinese Spring chromosome 2A, IWGSC CS RefSeq v2.1, whole genome shotgun sequence genome. Proteins encoded here:
- the LOC123187573 gene encoding extensin (The sequence of the model RefSeq protein was modified relative to this genomic sequence to represent the inferred CDS: added 560 bases not found in genome assembly) yields the protein MPSPVLHTTIQRNHTDTPSTLSQLRGLEAVKHRCSKSCERKERAAMARHSLLAVLLVGLVAASGFSQAAAAGRGLAEKLPEPEPKPMPYPEPKPEPKPEPMPKPEPMPKPEPKPLPKPEPMPKPEPKPLPKPEPMPKPEPKPEPKPEPMPKPEPKPEPKPDPMPKPEPKPEPKPEPMPKPEPKPEPKPEPMPKPEPKPEPKPEPMKPEPKPMPKPEPKPEPKPEPMPKPEPKPEPKPEPIKPEPKPMPKPEPKPEPKPEPMPKPEPKPEPKPEPMPKPEPKPEPKPEPMPKPEPKPEPKPYPMPKPEPKPEPKPEPMPKPEPKPEPKPEPMPKPEPKPEPKPEPKPEPMPKPEPKPEPKPEPMPKPEPKPEPKPEPMPKPEPKPKPLPKPEPKPEPMPKPEPKPEPEPKPEPPPKGKPPMTDN